The Thunnus maccoyii chromosome 15, fThuMac1.1, whole genome shotgun sequence DNA segment CTAACGGCATTGGACATAGGCGTCAACGCTTATTAGTCTGTTTACGGTGGGTCCCTCTTTGCTTCTTGTCTCCCCTGTTTAGTTTACTTTTTGTCAGCTCTCCCCAGCCCGCACAGAAAGTACCCACGGAGCGCAACGGGCGATACACGTGCGCAAAACGGTCCAGCGCTACGATTGGCTGACCAGCAATTCGATGTTTTCTCATTGGCCAGGGGGCTTGGCCAATCAGCGGCATCCAGAACGCCGGTTGGCTGGTAAATTCGTGGATCCCGCTGCGCCTGTATAAGCAGCACGTGTTGATGGTGTGGCTGGAGAACAAGACGAGCTGCACGCGGCAGCTGCTGGCATCTGTTGCGGTGAAAATATGGGAATGTCACATTTAGCTCTCTATATCAGACCTGATGCAATAATATTTAAGGGGGGCAGGGGGAATTACAGcatatttacagatatttgtttcCCACACCATAGCTTTATcccaacataaaaacaaacatgtttttaatcaattCATGGCTACACGCTTTTAAGGATAGTGGGCACCTTCAGCAAATGGAGCCGCATGTGACTTAGGTTTCCTCATCGCACACGTTATTATgaagcagtttttttgtttgtgctctggaaACTCCAATCTCTTGTTCATGCTCAAGTAGATAGAACAGACAAAGTTAATGAGATATGGCATCGTAGACATATTAAAGCCAGAGACAGAGAGCTCTGAACACATGCAGTcttacataattacataataagATTGCTATATCCTACAGGAGTGAATCACTTGTTTTGTCACATGCAAAAAATATAATGCTGCCACCTGCAGGAGGATGTGATAATTATCCACTGAGAAGGCTGTTTACAGGggtgataatgatgatgttgataataataatcattattattacctgTTTAAGTTTAGGAAGCAAGTGGTATAgcagaataaagaaaaagctACTGTAAGTGAATGCAAGACATGAAACAAATAAGATGCTGCCACAAATACTGGGTGTGGAGGAGAgtgtcagtttcagtttgactCTTAGCCAGGTGGTGAAACATCTTTCAAGACTTAGATACATGTTCAAAAATTGCCACAAATGACttaatgatttaaataaaagacagaagtCCAGACCTCCAGACAATCTAAACTGGGTCCTCCACACCCTACCACAGGGCCTATATGTAATGTTCTTTATATGGTGGATTGTTTTTAGCGTTCTTGTCAGAGTTTCCTTGGTACCTTGCAAAAACAAGCTCAGAGTGTGCTCCTTAAGTTTGCATAGGGACATTTGGATCTAGATTTATTTTTGATTGTAATATAGATACCATTCAACTTATTTATCGCACCAAGGTAACATGTCAAGCACCACTGCTCTTCAGTCCGATGAAGAGCAGTGGTGCTCGAAAAGTCACCTTGGTGCAATAAATAAGTTAAGTGGATATTTGGAGCCCTGTCACGTGCAagctgtttatttcatttatttcttgatTTTGCTCACTTGCAGCCAAGCACCTGCCCTCTCTGGTTTGGCTGTGCATGCATACTCCTATCTAATATAGATACCATTACCATGCAAACAGTCAACACTATCAGCTCAAAGAGATACTATACAAACAGTAGTGGCCAATACCAATAGCTATCTGTGCAGAACAGTGAACACTTTTTAAACAGTTAAGGGCTGGTTCTGCTGCATGATTGTGCAGATGCTTAACTACATGTGTCTACTGCTGTTAGTCAGCTTATGCACTGAGTATCTGGCTGCAAGTCTGCAGCCAAAATGGTATTGTTGCAGATGATATCTATaggaaagtaaacaaaaaagggaaaaactcTAGATATTGATTGGTAGTAACAGGTGGCCtgataaatgtttgtaattttgtCCACCCTGTGGTAGATATTCTTACTATTTCATCAGTGATAaggagggtgtgtgtgcatgttggaaAGGagccaacaaaaacatttgcacGTTTCAAAATATTACTGCTCTTTGACAGCAACAGCACAAACTGAATCAGAAACCTTCTGTGCAACATTCCCTCTTAAAAACCTACTGGTGAACAGAAATAATTGATATCACTTTTTCCAGGTGAGCCCATCCCATTTCAACTCTTAAAGGGTTCAGTTCACCAAAGTTACAGAAAGACATATTTTATCCTTTAACTGCCAGTATGTAACCATGcagattgttttggttttatttgcctatagtttttgagataacCTATAACCCAATAACATAGAGATGAATGGAACTTTGGTTGTTAAATATCAACAGTGATatctcccccccaaaaaatatcTTTGTTGCTGTGATTAAACCACAGAACACACAGTGAACAGTTTACATAGGGATTATTCCTTTGTCAGAAAGTAGTTCCCATGAAAACTGTTCTCAGGGGCTCTGAGGTCTGTGAATGGAAAGACACAttactgtatacatttttttttaaatgtatacatttcacatttttcaatgCTGTAAGCAACAAGAATGATCTATCAACCTGCACAAATGAGACCAAAATTAGCTGCACAGCAACAAACCACTGGgggtaaatgagaaaatgtttccttctAATTTGTgtgaactggccctttaaaAAGAGGcaccacagacagcagcagtcaTTCTCtttcagtgtaaaatattgCTCATCTACCGTACTGTTCCCTCACCCGCTGACTGAAGCCTCAGGACAGGATATCAACATGACCTGCTAACCTCTCTGACAAGTGAGTGTGGTGCAAATGTTTAACTTCCCCCGTGGGAGAGAAGAGACAACAAGACAGGCCCTCTGAGATGAAAGCTTTGGCTGATATGGGAATTTGCGGGAGTTGGCTGAAATCTTTAGTGGACATTAACACCACACTGGGGAGGAGTGACCTTTAATTGATTTACACCAAGCTCCTGCTGAGCTGAgaccacattcacacaaaaacatgtctgaCATTAAAGGCATCCACAGCTACCTTTGTTTAATTAACAGTTCAATTGGTATAAATATTTCTTCACCAACTACAGTTCTGTCAGAAAATGTTACACATTTATTAGCTTCTTTACTATTAAGATGGTGTGGGAAGACAagattcaaaacacaaaatgtaataaatcaaGTGTTCATTAACGAAGCGTGAATATTTCTCTTCAAGCACAAGAACTGCACTTTTCAAtgtggaatgaaaaaaaaacaaaatgtgaaaatatgaaagtCACTTTCCTCAgtatttctcttttcatttagACGTAATAGTGacattgtgttgattttgtttgattCTTCCACTTTGCTGGCCCCCAACTTAACCAGTCCACTGATAGCATCCCTCTTTCATCACAGTCTATTTCACTAGCAACCAACCCAGGGATCATCTCTGTTTGTCCTGGAGATGAAGGCAATTTTCCTCGCCATTTCAGTGTGGTAGATTCGTCTGCAGTTCTCAAAGTTCTTCCGCTGGCGCTCTTGGCAGGGCTTCTCGAAGTAGCGCTTGCGCTTCACTGTTTCAATAATCCCATCCTGGGACAAGAGCCTggaatatgtgaaaaaaatgggTGAATAGCTGGAATTTGGGCTGTGAATAAGACTGTCAATtcaacaggtaaataaataataccaAATAAATGACATAGTGTTCCTCCtaaatgttttctcctcctaaattattttcatttttaagcaTAAAAGACATAAACCTGCTTCAATTACCAGATATAAAATGGACGTATCTCCAGCCATGCAGAGGCTAATTGCATAAATTGATTGTATCATAATGTTTATCTACATTTACAGAAGCAATATACCACCAGTGGTGTTTTAAAGCTTCATGCAGTGAACTGGAAGTTAAAATTATATTAACAAAGGAGGACACACTTCCTCATCTGCATGGGACTGGTACAATCAGACATCCAGGACACTTTGAACtctaaataaaaagtaacacaAGTGTAGCAGAAAACCCTTGTAACTAGTTCCTCAAATTACCTGACAGTATACATGACTCTCTGAACTACGACTCTTTAGAGAAACCCAAACAAAGATTTATATTCTTATACACTTATAAATAAggtttagacatcagaagctATTTCTTTTCTCAAATCATAAGGTTTGCAACTTTACTTACCAACACATCATAATCAAAATCTAGAAAGCACTCTGCGAGTTTTTACATCAACATAACAAGGCTTTACagtcttttattttaattagaaATTTTAATGGATTGTGACAAACCATgtgccattttttttaactcaaaagTGAAATGGTTAGTGagtaaatgttcaaaactaTCTTGTGAAAATTACTGGTTCTGCACTTGGATCTGGACCCACAGCGAAAACCCTATGGAGGCATGAGGTATCCTCTTATCAACAGATGGAAAACAACCTTCTTAACAAAGACAATCATTTCCAAAGGACTCTGAAGTGactatactgtaaaataaagatgGGTGATATTTATATAACGTTATGTCTGTGCTGTCTCCACTTGTTTGGTCCATGTCGTCATGAATTTCTTCCTTCACATACTAAcgatttggattttttttaaaaatatgcatttcaGGTACACAGTAGCTGGCGTCTTTGAACTGTGTTAGTGGAAGCATAAAAATCATCCAACTGAAGGTTGTCAGACTTTTATAACTTGACAACTGCTGCTAGTGCAACACTACTGGTAGCAGTTATGATGTTACTGTAGATAAATTttcctttaacattttaaatagtgcttatgttattttcttttatagaCTCCTGTAAATATCAGACGAAACCGACTAAATCACTAAAACGTCAAAATTAAACACCACTGCGCAGACGCAGCTCTGTGACATTGAGCGGAAGGATAAcatagctaacattagctaatattagcttgtaaacaacacatttgacCTTATTTAGCTACtttaataagaataaaaacaaacgtTTCACCTGTTTAGAGTTGAGTACGCTGCATCGACGTCGCCCTCTCGAACCATTACTGTCCGCGCTACGAAGCGGAGGTGC contains these protein-coding regions:
- the mrps21 gene encoding 28S ribosomal protein S21, mitochondrial; this encodes MARHLRFVARTVMVREGDVDAAYSTLNRLLSQDGIIETVKRKRYFEKPCQERQRKNFENCRRIYHTEMARKIAFISRTNRDDPWVGC